The following proteins are encoded in a genomic region of Debaryomyces hansenii CBS767 chromosome G complete sequence:
- a CDS encoding DEHA2G20944p (weakly similar to uniprot|P48232 Saccharomyces cerevisiae YNL086W Hypothetical ORF) — protein MTNRVKTPVLVNREYQQLQGDTTHSQTLDKPEADDEDGEHDIDEMFSNDRSDSNVVQQHSEVLEHEHESGISGLHPIELTAHSILNAPLDHLYEDFESLGQSQYILLTRLRLIEDRLKSFKKVVIDDGNMTSEKEISETFNKIRELKKRLSVTVKSLDKVETRVEKMNKKLNIDANE, from the coding sequence ATGACAAACAGGGTAAAGACTCCAGTGTTAGTGAATCGTGAATACCAGCAGCTACAAGGGGATACAACGCATTCTCAAACACTAGATAAACCAGAAGCTGATGATGAGGACGGAGAGCATGATATAGACGAAATGTTCAGCAATGATAGATCTGATAGTAATGTTGTACAACAGCATAGTGAAGTATTGGAACATGAACATGAATCAGGAATTAGCGGACTTCACCCAATAGAATTAACAGCTCATAGTATTTTGAATGCACCATTGGATCACCTTTATGAAGACTTCGAACTGTTAGGTCAATCGCAATACATTCTTTTGACAAGACTAAGATTGATCGAAGACAGATTAAAGAGCTTCAAGAAAGTGGTGATAGATGATGGCAATATGACTTCGGAAAAGGAAATCTCCGAGACTTTTAATAAGATACgagaattgaagaagcGGTTAAGTGTGACAGTCAAATCGTTGGATAAGGTAGAAACTCGAGTAGagaaaatgaataaaaaattgaatatcgaTGCAAATGAGTGA
- a CDS encoding DEHA2G20966p (similar to uniprot|P48439 Saccharomyces cerevisiae YOR085W OST3 Gamma subunit of the oligosaccharyltransferase complex of the ER lumen) yields MKVSIVQLYVTFVSLFGLVMAALTNEEMTKYVKSQGNKVVSLNDENYEHILNGERDYHLIVMLSSQSPKINCVLCNEFKPDFETIGNSWIQDHPNGLSKEALEDTESVIPKKNVYFMFSEFTESRNFFSSLQLNNIPKVFHFPPSTNKRPNEYVNQFDEYQFYQGDHKVLLTSWLNQITGHTFNIYIPPDYTRIATNALITFVVVMLIRKFNAEFIMVATSRILWSGISLVAILLLISGYMFNQIRGVPFVMEHQGGKVDYFIPQQQNQLGVETQIMSFVYGCLSLLVVMLIKRAPQIKNSHVKLIAVIVLSILIFVLYSVLLSIFGIKGMGYPYRFITL; encoded by the coding sequence atgaaagtCTCGATAGTTCAATTATACGTGACCTTCGTTTCATTGTTTGGCCTTGTGATGGCTGCACTTactaatgaagaaatgaCGAAATATGTTAAATCCCAAGGAAATAAGGTTGTTAGTcttaatgatgaaaattatGAGCATATATTAAACGGAGAGAGAgattatcatttgattGTGATGTTGTCGTCACAATCACCAAAAATTAATTGTGTTTTATGTAATGAATTCAAACCAGACTTTGAGACCATTGGAAATTCGTGGATTCAAGACCATCCAAATGGGTTGAGTAAGGAAGCATTGGAAGACACCGAATCAGTTATTCCAAAGAAGAATGTTTACTTTATGTTTTCTGAATTTACTGAATCCCGTAACTTTTTCCTGTCTCTTCAACTTAATAATATTCCTAAAGTATTCCATTTCCCACCATCTACAAATAAAAGACCAAACGAGTATGTTAATCAGTTCGATGAATACCAATTCTATCAAGGTGATCATAAAGTTTTATTGACATCTTGGTTAAACCAAATTACTGGACACACTTTCAATATCTATATTCCACCTGATTACACTAGAATTGCCACGAATGCCCTTATTACATTTGTTGTGGTAATGTTAATTAGAAAGTTCAATGCCGAGTTCATTATGGTCGCCACATCTAGAATATTATGGAGCGGTATTTCATTAGTGgctattttattattgatttctgGTTACATGTTTAACCAAATTCGTGGAGTTCCGTTCGTAATGGAGCATCAAGGTGGTAAAGTTGACTATTTCATACCTCAGCAGCAGAATCAATTAGGTGTTGAAACTCAAATTATGTCTTTTGTTTATGGTTGCTTGAGTTTATTGGTTGTGATGTTAATTAAAAGAGCACCTCAAATTAAGAATTCTCATGTAAAATTGATTGCTGTTATAGTTCTTAGCATTTTAATCTTTGTTTTATACAGTGTTTtactttcaatttttggtaTAAAAGGAATGGGCTACCCATACAGATTCATAACGTTATAA
- a CDS encoding DEHA2G20878p (similar to uniprot|Q759D0 Ashbya gossypii ADR347C ADR347Cp) produces MLLGHKRFQSYVANAFKEGDLAIVRRLKNPAQAYLTKPLKKGVVVQTHNGEFSHDDIIGKPKRVYLRYRMKENKKVNIGDDKFIVTEPTLDEYTSLVKRLAQPIYSFDASILVQLADIDVDFPKIISETSEMKLENHPKHFLEAGTGNGSLTLSICNAIHAANGLAKHYNDKSLRGAILHSVDRNRMHSSVGKANVSNYKNGRYVDDVEFYISENPSAWLKEHMQQNENSDPYLSGVFLDLPNPEAYLHDIARHMKLEATLIVFCPSVTQILQCKKLIEDSRRVSADVYQKNDKLIDLTLTKTIELPPGNGGGTREWDVKTVFTRDSEENVSICRPKVGLKVVGGGFVGVFKKSSVNGEDFNL; encoded by the coding sequence ATGCTTTTGGGCCATAAACGATTCCAATCTTATGTCGCTAATGCGTTTAAAGAAGGAGATCTTGCAATTGTTCGTCGACTCAAAAACCCAGCGCAAGCATACTTAACAAAGCCATTGAAAAAAGGTGTTGTTGTTCAAACTCATAACGGAGAATTCTCTCatgatgatataattgGTAAACCAAAGAGAGTTTATCTTCGTTACAGAATGAAGGAAAATAAGAAGGTTAATATAGGAGACGATAAGTTCATTGTTACTGAACCAACGTTGGATGAATATACATCCTTGGTTAAAAGATTGGCGCAACCCATATACTCATTCGATGCTAGTATATTGGTCCAATTGGCAGACATTGATGTTGACTTCCCGAAAATCATAAGTGAAACTAGTGAAATGAAGCTCGAAAATCACCCAAAGCACTTTTTGGAAGCCGGTACTGGGAACGGTTCGTTGACTTTGTCGATATGTAATGCTATACATGCGGCTAATGGCTTGGCCAAACATTACAATGATAAGTCGCTCAGGGGTGCAATATTACATTCAGTGGATAGAAATAGGATGCATTCGTCTGTTGGAAAGGCAAATGTCAGTAATTACAAGAATGGAAGATATGTAGATGATGTcgaattttatatttccGAAAATCCATCGGCGTGGTTAAAGGAACATATGCAACAGAATGAAAACTCAGATCCATATTTGAGTGGTGTTTTTCTTGACTTACCGAATCCTGAAGCTTATTTGCATGATATTGCCAGGCATATGAAACTTGAAGCTACTTTAATTGTATTTTGCCCCTCAGTGACCCAGATCTTGCAGTGCAAAAAGCTAATCGAAGATTCAAGACGTGTTTCTGCAGATGTATATCAGAAAAATGACAAACTAATCGATTTAACTTTAACGAAGACTATTGAACTCCCTCCAGGAAATGGTGGAGGAACGAGAGAATGGGACGTTAAAACCGTTTTTACCAGAGATTCGGAGGAAAATGTTTCCATATGTAGACCTAAGGTTGGTTTGAAAGTTGTTGGAGGTGGGTTTGTAGGCGTATTTAAGAAATCATCTGTGAATGGTGAAGACTTCAACTTATGA
- a CDS encoding DEHA2G20900p (similar to CA4760|IPF9652 Candida albicans IPF9652) → MKILEERDKFLCNFEVAEHLNSIKSKYNWTFKEEENDKKKNKKRFTACGLNLEEITRDLSSYLENNSSSMITTQEAFKELMIHLNCLDLMKVEKLQIVNSLPRSMVHLYALVEECDQRFNEETCEGIINKINHLFPIEEQEEEEEEEEEEQGEGEEKDDEFKDAEDLQ, encoded by the coding sequence atgaagatattggAAGAAAGAGACAAGTTCTTGTGTAACTTTGAAGTGGCAGAGCATTTGAACAGCATAAAATCGAAATATAATTGGACATttaaggaagaagaaaatgataaaaagaaaaataagaagCGATTTACCGCATGCGGTTTAAATTTGGAAGAGATTACTAGAGATTTATCTTCATACCTAGAAAATAACTCTAGTTCAATGATAACTACACAAGAAGcttttaaagaattaatgattcatttaAATTGCTTAGATCTAATGAAGGTTGAGAAATTACAAATCGTCAATTCGTTACCGAGATCAATGGTTCACTTGTATGCATTAGTGGAAGAATGTGATCAAAGGTTTAATGAAGAGACTTGTGAAGGtatcataaataaaatcaaccaTCTTTTTCCTATAGAAGAGcaggaagaagaagaagaagaagaagaagaagaacaaggaGAAGGAGAAGagaaagatgatgaatttaaagaCGCAGAAGACCTACAATAG
- a CDS encoding DEHA2G20922p (similar to uniprot|P53118 Saccharomyces cerevisiae YGL144C ROG1 Protein with putative serine active lipase domain), giving the protein MSSSEITEDKLLYRETRRIKAGEIERFKIHYVSDKEGDKAMKVPKSLWVKVKNIESIAFRAAYLAGPYVLYVDCKPEEYDPNKKCFITADQPVFEPQLLPAQSFYAELSCHTIKDSYNWTVDVISQIIFNKTIDVNFEITIGTSKSILHDASLAEKHVKNSDERGTFVPSTILNVENHDTLDLWNLPLPDTKKPIHLVILTHGLHSNVSVDMLYLKEQMDKANNQDNIVVKGYFGNLGKTERGIKYLGSRVAEYIVDLVTKNETYNKGKVAKISFVGHSLGGLVQTFAIAYLQNNFAWFFKSIKPINFITIASPLLGVVNENPAYVKMALSAGVVGKTGQELGLKLIENDSKPLLLLLPTGPTHRTLKMFVRRTVYGNVANDGIVPLRTSALLYLDYKGLTQILNNPDIKKKYTDDNSTTDKIPDNSSLDVNDDSKLSSSLQAMFSYFMPQKQRKKPDVQYQRFQTKKEGKSNNTSNEDDVEDSENNNECYEELPKSSFVEAATTLILPPLPSLKYITNPESRDNVVVHDKVYHESDLPPRDSASKSQIQTSTIKKTPIDKDDETSSSNNDEMSSSQQSSLRQRFMESLDVQNVEHIEEEIAREYHKNMSWRKVLVNLKPDAHNNIIVRRRFANAYGWPVIDHIVKNHFKDGMDTSDKYIKPDRPNGVCGDDPNIASFDSLDAEVDLSDILSRDLLTQQNDDIDKENQNEEIEGEHCEHGWINSKDNAESLFAVGPTGLLSDVSEMVGNLRDQWYNYNGNSKEPKRNVSEGIESNTDTTPNDPEREIPDEINDGDLGLSKSLMGNFI; this is encoded by the coding sequence ATGCTGTCATCTGAGATAACAGAGGATAAGCTATTGTATAGAGAAACCAGGAGAATTAAGGCCGGTGAAATTGAGAGGTTTAAAATTCATTATGTTTCGGATAAAGAAGGTGATAAAGCGATGAAGGTTCCGAAAAGTCTTTGGGTTAAAGTCAAAAATATCGAGCTGATTGCATTTCGGGCAGCATATCTTGCAGGTCCATATGTTCTTTACGTTGATTGTAAACCTGAAGAGTATGACCCAAATAAGAAATGTTTTATAACGGCAGACCAACCAGTGTTTGAACCACAGTTATTACCAGCCCAATCGTTCTATGCGGAATTATCATGCCATACGATCAAGGATTCATATAATTGGACAGTGGATGTTATATCACAgattattttcaacaagACTATAGAcgttaattttgaaattactATCGGTACATCTAAAAGTATTCTACATGATGCATCCTTAGCAGAAAAGCATGTCAAAAATAGTGACGAACGAGGGACCTTTGTACCTTCGACAATTCTAAATGTAGAAAATCATGATACGTTGGATTTGTGGAACTTGCCATTGCCTGATACAAAGAAACCTATACATTTGGTAATATTGACCCATGGACTTCATTCTAATGTTAGTGTTGATATGCTATATCTAAAGGAACAAATGGATAAAGCAAATAATCAAGACAATATTGTTGTTAAAGGTTACTTTGGAAATTTAGGTAAGACAGAAAGAggaatcaaatatttagGAAGTAGAGTGGCCGAATATATTGTTGACTTGGTGACTAAGAATGAGACTTACAATAAAGGTAAAGTAGCAAAAATATCGTTCGTTGGACATTCATTGGGTGGATTAGTACAAACTTTTGCAATAGCGTATTTGCAAAACAATTTTGCATGGTTTTTCAAGAGCATTAAGcctattaattttatcacGATAGCCTCTCCTTTATTAGGTGTCGTCAACGAGAATCCGGCGTATGTTAAAATGGCGTTACTGGCTGGAGTGGTGGGTAAAACGGGTCAAGAATTGGGTTTAAAGCTAAtagaaaatgattcaaagcccttattactattattgcCTACTGGGCCTACCCACAGAACACTTAAGATGTTCGTACGAAGAACGGTATATGGTAACGTTGCCAATGATGGTATAGTACCATTAAGAACTTCTGCATTATTATACCTAGATTATAAGGGATTAACgcaaattttgaataatcctGATAttaagaagaaatatactGATGACAACAGTACCACAGATAAGATTCCGGATAATAGCTCATTGGATGTTAATGACGACTCGAAGTTACTGCTGTCATTACAAGCCATGTTTTCCTATTTTATGCCTCAAAAACAAAGGAAAAAGCCAGATgttcaatatcaaagatttcaaacGAAGAAAGAAGGCAAGTCAAATAATACTTCAAACGAGGATGATGTCGAGGACAGTgagaataataatgaatgtTATGAAGAATTACCTAAATCTTCGTTTGTTGAAGCAGCAACCACTTTAATATTACCACCATTGCCgtctttgaaatatataacTAACCCAGAATCTCGTGACAATGTTGTAGTTCATGATAAGGTTTACCATGAAAGTGATTTACCACCAAGAGATCTGGCATCCAAATCACAGATACAGACACTGACTATAAAAAAGACACCAATagataaagatgatgaaacaaGTTCATCAAACAATGACGAAATGTCAAGTTCACAACAATCAAGCTTACGTCAGAGGTTCATGGAATCTCTTGACGTTCAAAATGTGGAACAcatagaagaagaaattgcaaGGGAATACCATAAGAATATGAGCTGGAGAAAAGTATTGGTTAATTTGAAGCCTGATGCTCACAATAATATTATCGTGAGAAGAAGATTTGCTAATGCTTATGGTTGGCCAGTAATTGACCATATAGTCAAAAATCATTTCAAAGATGGAATGGATACTTcagataaatatatcaagCCTGATAGACCCAACGGTGTTTGCGGAGATGACCCTAATATAGCAAGCTTTGATTCGTTAGATGCTGAAGTAGACCTTTCGGATATACTTTCAAGAGATTTACTAACACAACagaatgatgatatagaCAAAGAAAACCAGaacgaagaaattgaagggGAACATTGTGAACATGGCTGGATTAATTCAAAGGATAATGCTGAATCCCTATTTGCTGTGGGACCTACGGGTCTTTTATCTGATGTGAGTGAAATGGTTGGCAATTTAAGAGATCAATGGTATAATTATAATGGTAATAGTAAAGAACCCAAACGAAATGTATCTGAAGGTATTGAATCCAATACAGATACAACGCCTAACGATCCAGAAAGAGAAATACCtgatgaaatcaatgatgGTGATTTAGGATTATCGAAACTGTTGATGGGCAATTTCATCTAG
- a CDS encoding DEHA2G20856p (no similarity) → MTKLILDPLSLSLEFPKASESRLHRVRILCQVIEYDDLTATLKVRKVPNIHKFHTEINLIDEPVAEAYTLNVNLFGVLNKMNAESISVGTIVNIVGYFNGEKVNVIECYSVNGSSMIPENNIKVLAEISKLKDFD, encoded by the coding sequence ATGACTAAACTTATACTAGATCCGTTATCTTTGTCGTTAGAATTTCCGAAGGCTTCAGAATCCAGACTTCATAGAGTCCGGATATTGTGTCAGGTAATAGAATACGATGATTTGACTGCTACTCTTAAAGTACGTAAAGTCCCTAATATACACAAATTTCATACAGAAATCAACCTTATCGACGAACCAGTAGCCGAGGCATACACGTTGAATGTGAATTTGTTCGGggttttgaataaaatgaaTGCTGAGTCAATCAGTGTTGGTACAATCGTTAATATAGTGGGATATTTTAATGGAGAGAAAGTCAATGTTATTGAATGCTATTCAGTTAATGGGTCGTCGATGATACCGgagaataatataaaagTTTTGGCGGAGATAAGCAAATTAAAGGATTTTGATTGA
- a CDS encoding DEHA2G20834p (no similarity) has protein sequence MHGFDSYIPTAQQIAKNQPVGYVNSNLDDLVQNLESRSESGDDGKLIRKHTQMDMVDNFFHFASNTPTKEDELNHENDTIFQSSSTFEWISIDKSSKPSNNNINDLQNSGNHLNNFFDSLDKLPSLPTEADGHIDDNNIIGNSEAEQNHHTIQAGKNNYKSQATMKLSESQYQGGSQSHQPKDRKQQFGLLDAPVDSIWDQFLTSVTPAFGLNSSSFMLQDKSENLEK, from the coding sequence ATGCACGGGTTTGATAGCTATATTCCTACGGCTCAGCAAATTGCTAAAAATCAACCCGTGGGTTACGTCAATTCAAACCTTGACGACTTAGTTCAGAACTTAGAATCAAGGTCTGAATCAGGGGATGATGGCAAGCTCATTAGGAAACACACTCAAATGGATATGGTAGATAACTTCTTTCATTTTGCATCAAACACCCCCACAAAGGAAGACGAATTGAATCATGAAAATGATACAATATTTCAATCATCATCCACGTTTGAATGGATTAGTATAGATAAATCGTCGAAACCAAGTAATAACAacattaatgatttacaaaACTCTGGGAATCacttaaataatttcttcgaTAGCTTGGACAAGTTACCATCATTGCCAACTGAGGCAGATGGTCACATAGAtgacaataatataattggCAACTCAGAAGCCGAACAGAATCATCATACAATACAAGCAGGCAAGAACAATTATAAATCACAAGCAacaatgaaattatcaGAAAGCCAGTATCAAGGTGGTTCTCAACTGCATCAACCGAAAGATAGAAAGCAACAATTTGGATTGCTAGATGCTCCAGTGGATTCAATATGGGATCAATTTCTAACATCAGTGACACCTGCTTTTGGATTAAACTCTTCTCTGTTTATGTTGCAAGACAAATCGGAAAATCTCGAGAAGTAA
- a CDS encoding DEHA2G20812p (similar to uniprot|P07272 Saccharomyces cerevisiae YLR014C PPR1 Zinc finger transcription factor positively regulating transcription of genes involved in uracil biosynthesis): protein MPAKRSNSEGNDLNKKRSQFLPQMSRISRSISACQRCRLKKIKCDQNFPKCTKCDKADAECVGLDSVTGREVPRSYVMYLENRIMQLEEKMSGGRIDLNDNNTQVTEEAEPLQDDDSITNYSGDSQLGGLPQVSSQQIPFENIDASIFEGSGISFSKLMFTAIRSHKGGQEQDKLNPTVNFENTSALPAILPPKRTAEEFLKIFFSQSNPQLPIFHREEFIRKYFIPIYGKIDEDVILANNYTPINVSFFQGAENIRDEDTWFFQYKQEFQKRLQTTNNIVDPNEISNAIVPPEKFHKALYFLSMAFAISCSVHHLQYHSNISNSFKIAANRYFETASSSEDKLESLQSILLLTLYSLMRPTVPGVWYVLGLALRVCVDLGLHKETSIENSNSIDYFTKDKRKRLFWCTYALDRQICFYLGRPVGIPEESIGTPFPSALDDSLIENNNSKDPPLLKSDSSTYKSISLAFFEMRRIQGEVQKVLYEDSDIPRNFSGLHEWKLDIIEKLKNWKLHLPKTERDMNCDFNVEFFNLNYNHTVLMIHGLSPKNTKLSVPDFIRLQDSSKEIIHCYNQLHASKCINYTWVTVHNLFLAGTCYLYAIYSSDDVCKQNSLHEVKMVSQECINVLNSLIDKCAAAYNCRHSFEVLKSSQ, encoded by the coding sequence ATGCCAGCTAAGAGAAGCAATTCAGAGGGAAATGATCTTAATAAGAAACGATCGCAATTTCTTCCACAAATGTCACGAATTTCCCGATCAATTTCAGCATGCCAAAGATGTAGGCTCAAGAAGATTAAATGTGaccaaaattttccaaagtGTACGAAATGCGATAAAGCAGATGCTGAATGTGTAGGTTTGGATTCAGTTACAGGTCGGGAGGTCCCTAGATCTTACGTAATGTACTTGGAAAATAGGATCATgcaattagaagaaaagatgAGCGGTGGAAGAATAGACctcaatgataataataccCAAGTAACGGAGGAAGCCGAGCCGCTACAAGACGATGATTCAATAACTAATTATTCTGGAGATAGTCAATTAGGTGGACTTCCACAAGTACTGAGTCAACAGATACCATTTGAGAATATTGATGCATCAATATTCGAGGGTTCAGGAATTTcgttttcaaaattgatgTTCACTGCAATAAGGAGTCACAAGGGAGGCCAGGAACAAGATAAGTTAAATCCAACAGtgaattttgaaaacaCTAGTGCATTGCCTGCTATATTGCCTCCAAAACGCACTGCTGAGGAATTTTTAaagattttcttttcaCAATCAAACCCCCAGTTACCGATATTTCACCGGGAAGAGTTCATAcgaaaatatttcatccCGATCTATGGTAAAATAGACGAGGACGTAATACTAGCCAATAACTATACACCTATAAATGTATCGTTTTTTCAAGGTGCAGAGAATATTAGGGATGAAGACACATggttttttcaatataaacaagaatttcaaaaacgGCTACAAACTACTAATAATATCGTGGACCCAAATGAAATCTCCAACGCCATTGTTCCACCAGAGAAATTTCATAAAgcattatatttcttaagTATGGCCTTTGCTATTTCTTGTTCCGTTCATCATCTACAATATCATTCGAATATATCAAACTCCTTTAAAATAGCAGCAAACAGATACTTTGAAACAGCAAGTTCGTCGGAGGATAAATTGGAGTCTTTACAAAGTATCCTATTACTAACATTATATTCTCTTATGAGACCAACTGTTCCAGGGGTCTGGTACGTTCTTGGGTTAGCATTAAGGGTTTGTGTGGATTTGGGATTGCATAAGGAGACCTCAATCGAAAATTCGAATTCAATAGACTATTTCACCAAAGATAAAAGAAAACGGCTATTTTGGTGTACATATGCATTGGATAGACAGATTTGCTTTTACTTAGGCAGACCTGTCGGTATCCCTGAAGAGAGTATTGGTACTCCATTTCCTTCTGCCTTAGatgattcattaattgaGAACAATAATTCGAAAGACCCACCACTTCTTAAAAGTGATTCACTGACATATAAATCCATATCGTTAGCATTCTTCGAAATGAGACGAATTCAAGGTGAAGTGCAGAAAGTTTTATATGAAGACTCCGATATACCACGTAATTTTTCTGGTTTACATGAATGGAAATTagatataattgaaaaattgaaaaattggaagcTCCATTTGCCTAAGACTGAAAGAGACATGAATTGTGATTTTAACGTGGAGTTTTTTAACTTGAATTATAACCATACAGTATTAATGATTCATGGACTTTCCCCGAAGAATACTAAGTTATCGGTTCCTGATTTCATACGACTTCAAGACTCTTCGaaagaaataatacatTGCTATAACCAGCTACATGCAAGTAAATGCATCAACTATACATGGGTTACAGTtcataatttatttttggcCGGAACCTGCTATTTATATGCGATCTACAGCAGTGACGATGTTTGCAAACAGAATAGTTTACATGAAGTGAAAATGGTATCACAGGAATGTATTAAtgttttgaattcattaattgaCAAATGTGCAGCTGCTTATAATTGTCGTCACAGTTTTGAGGTACTTAAACTGCTGCAGTAG